In Chryseobacterium shigense, the following proteins share a genomic window:
- a CDS encoding DUF5522 domain-containing protein, which translates to MAQYDIKEGEDFYYNEQGYKVFTEKFHLKRGYCCKSGCRHCPYGYDKKTDTFIKNDKKNK; encoded by the coding sequence ATGGCCCAATATGACATCAAAGAAGGTGAAGACTTCTACTATAATGAACAGGGGTACAAGGTTTTTACGGAAAAATTCCATCTGAAAAGGGGATATTGCTGTAAAAGCGGATGCAGACACTGTCCTTACGGGTACGATAAAAAGACGGATACATTTATTAAAAACGATAAAAAAAATAAATAA